From a region of the Lactuca sativa cultivar Salinas chromosome 4, Lsat_Salinas_v11, whole genome shotgun sequence genome:
- the LOC111916471 gene encoding uncharacterized protein LOC111916471, whose product MAITLKTIVRAAKNLETQIRENGIEKDKAREKRKIGVSSRSDKKGTFSKSNLDDKKYRAKWCEKCKKKHYGRYEGEVNCYKCGRIDQYSKDCTLNDKVCYGCGEKGHMSKDSSKKNEAPRTNAPPKPKARAFQMVLNEAGEDARD is encoded by the coding sequence ATGGCAATTACTTTGAAGACAATCGTTAGAGCAGCTAAGAATttagagacccagataagagaaaatggtatagaaaaagataaggcaagaGAAAAGAGGAAGATTGGGGTATCCTCAAGATCCGATAAGAAAGGAACATTCTCAAAGTCTAACCTGGATGACAAAAAGTATAGagccaagtggtgtgaaaagtgcaagaagaagcattatggGAGATACGAAGGAGAAGTGAATTGTTATAAGTGTGGGAGGATCGATCAGTATTCTAAGGATTGTACGCTTAATGATAAGGTATGCTACGGATGCGGAGAAAAGGGGCATATGTCAAAAGATTCctcgaagaaaaatgaagcaccAAGAACGAATGcgccaccaaagccgaaggcaagagcattccagatggtCCTCAATGAAGCGGGTGAAGATGCGAGGGATTAG